The following proteins are co-located in the Pyxicephalus adspersus chromosome Z, UCB_Pads_2.0, whole genome shotgun sequence genome:
- the SYP gene encoding synaptophysin, whose product MEVVNQLVAGGQFRIVKEPLGFLKVLQWFFSIFAFATCGSYTGQFTLSVDCSNKTESKRNIKVDFEYPFKLHQEYFDAPTCRNGGTNKIFLVGDYSSSAEFFVTIAVFAFLYSLGALITYIFLQNKYRENNKGPMIDCIVTAVFTFMWLVSSSAWAKGLSDIKMATDPELIIEQIPACENPDNKCQEERDPVMSGLNTSVAFGFLNCIIWLGNIWFVFKETGWTAPFMKYPPPAQEKHPAPDSYGQGQGYGQQDSYPQQGGYQPDYYGQQPEYNQQGYSQGGYSQQGVPTSFSNQM is encoded by the exons TTCTTCTCTATCTTTGCATTTGCAACATGTGGAAGTTACACTGGACAATTCACACTCAGCGTTGACTGTAGCAACAAAACTGAGAGCAAGAGGAACATTAAAGTGGACTTTGAATATCCCTTTAA GCTGCACCAGGAGTATTTCGATGCTCCAACATGCCGAAATGGTGGCACCAACAAAATCTTCTTGGTTGGGGATTACTCGTCTTCTGCAGAGTTTTTCGTCACAATCGCAGTGTTCGCTTTCCTATACTCATTGGGAGCTCTCATCACCTACATATTCCTACAGAACAAATACCGTGAAAACAACAAAGGCCCCATGATT GACTGCATTGTGACAGCTGTCTTTACTTTCATGTGGCTGGTCAGTTCCAGCGCATGGGCCAAGGGTTTGTCTGACATTAAGATGGCAACCGACCCTGAGCTGATCATAGAGCAAATCCCGGCTTGTGAAAACCCTGATAACAAGTGTCAGGAGGAGCGGGACCCCGTTATGTCCGGGCTGAACACCTCCGTG GCCTTTGGCTTTCTGAACTGCATAATCTGGCTGGGAAACATCTGGTTTGTATTTAAAGAAACAGGATGGACAGCTCCATTCATGAAGTACCCACCACCAGCCCAGGAGAAGCATCCAGCTCCTGATTCCTATGGGCAAGGCCAAGGCTATGGTCAGCAGGACTCATACCCACAACAAGGAGGTTACCAACCTGATTACTATGGCCAGCAGCCTGAATACAACCAACAGGGGTACAGCCAAGGCGGGTATAGCCAGCAAGGTGTCCCAACCTCTTTCTCCAATCAGATGTGA
- the PIGH gene encoding phosphatidylinositol N-acetylglucosaminyltransferase subunit H has protein sequence MEGKVYSDIHGEEIRLQQHSYSDTCQEFTVIRPKISFRSLTGCTCAVWLAAYGVFYYTQHSAVLSAAILCTILGLLLYLHLVKIDQESLLLLGSLGLQKSLTFASGRESTVFLEMCRVQDVIINEAISMSRVHYNLCILLRDPADPQGPSQVIPVFQGSQPRLECLVEIYRSCQEILSKRSQ, from the coding sequence ATGGAGGGCAAGGTGTATTCGGACATTCACGGGGAGGAGATCCGTCTTCAGCAGCACTCGTACAGCGATACGTGCCAGGAGTTCACTGTCATCCGCCCTAAGATCTCCTTTCGCTCCCTCACCGGCTGTACGTGCGCGGTGTGGCTGGCCGCCTATGGCGTCTTCTATTACACCCAACACAGCGCCGTCCTGTCCGCCGCTATCCTCTGCACCATCCTGGGCCTACTCCTCTACCTGCACCTGGTGAAGATCGATCAGGAGTCCCTGCTGCTGCTGGGCTCCCTGGGCCTCCAGAAAAGCCTGACATTCGCCTCGGGTCGGGAGAGCACGGTGTTCCTGGAGATGTGCCGGGTGCAGGATGTCATCATCAATGAGGCCATTTCCATGTCCAGGGTGCACTACAACCTCTGCATCCTGCTCAGGGACCCCGCTGACCCCCAGGGGCCCTCCCAGGTCATCCCGGTCTTCCAGGGCTCCCAGCCCCGCCTGGAATGCTTGGTGGAGATTTATCGGAGCTGCCAGGAGATCCTCTCCAAGCGGAGCCAATAG